From Virgibacillus natechei, the proteins below share one genomic window:
- the liaF gene encoding cell wall-active antibiotics response protein LiaF, with the protein MFKKLTTDTYNWILIIGVILFIFEIAFFFGGTIIPALFSGFFMYIGWKKFDQLWGKILFWISLIGLVFSVLNLLAVRFLIIAAIVLFILNYSKSKKEAERINPILPGVDEVRTDPVIEMKPLFEHKLFDDQETVDAAYQWRDVNIHGVFGERIIDLSNTVLPKDTAIISIRHLMGNIEIYVPYEVEVSIHHSSVFGRAHIFGKHHWKLMNKSLFYQTPNYDKSYPRVKIITSIFSGDIEVKRT; encoded by the coding sequence ATGTTCAAAAAGCTGACAACAGATACGTACAACTGGATCCTGATTATTGGAGTGATCCTCTTTATTTTTGAAATAGCCTTCTTTTTTGGTGGTACGATCATCCCGGCATTATTCTCCGGTTTTTTTATGTATATCGGCTGGAAAAAATTCGACCAATTATGGGGCAAAATTTTATTTTGGATTTCATTAATTGGTCTAGTGTTTTCTGTATTGAATTTGTTGGCGGTCCGGTTCTTGATAATTGCAGCAATTGTCTTATTCATACTTAATTATTCAAAGTCTAAAAAAGAAGCAGAGCGCATAAATCCGATTCTTCCTGGTGTTGATGAGGTAAGGACGGATCCTGTAATAGAGATGAAACCTTTATTTGAACATAAACTGTTTGATGATCAGGAAACGGTGGATGCTGCGTATCAATGGCGGGATGTAAATATCCACGGGGTGTTTGGGGAGCGCATAATTGACTTGAGCAACACGGTTTTGCCTAAAGACACGGCGATCATTTCCATACGACACCTAATGGGAAATATTGAAATTTATGTTCCCTACGAAGTGGAAGTTAGTATCCATCATAGCTCTGTTTTTGGCAGGGCACATATTTTTGGAAAACATCACTGGAAATTAATGAATAAATCGCTCTTCTATCAAACCCCAAACTATGACAAATCGTACCCACGTGTAAAAATCATTACCTCTATATTTTCCGGAGATATCGAGGTGAAGCGAACATGA
- a CDS encoding PspA/IM30 family protein yields MSTNIFTRMKESISADLHNMVDQKEQKNPIAALNQYLRQSEQEKEKVRKLVDRQYKLKDEFTREYHKAQDLADKRLKQANIAEKAGEEQMREFAIKEYEEYNVRADRMKHSRADAVEQLETLEQKYEEMKHKLKDMHLRRMELMGRENIAHANQQINKVVEEASNKPISRFEEMEQYIEGLEYKVNSSYYRSTFDSKMAKLEKEMEDKAN; encoded by the coding sequence ATGTCTACAAACATATTTACACGTATGAAAGAATCAATCTCAGCAGATTTACACAATATGGTGGATCAAAAGGAACAAAAAAACCCAATCGCAGCTTTAAATCAATACCTGCGTCAAAGTGAGCAGGAAAAGGAAAAAGTCAGAAAACTGGTAGATCGCCAATATAAATTAAAGGATGAATTTACGAGAGAGTATCATAAGGCACAGGATCTTGCAGATAAACGGTTAAAGCAGGCAAATATTGCAGAAAAAGCCGGTGAAGAACAAATGCGTGAATTTGCGATCAAGGAATATGAGGAATACAACGTGCGAGCAGATCGTATGAAGCATTCCCGTGCAGATGCGGTTGAACAACTGGAAACACTGGAACAAAAATATGAAGAAATGAAGCATAAGTTAAAAGACATGCATTTACGTCGTATGGAATTGATGGGACGAGAGAATATTGCACATGCGAATCAGCAGATAAACAAAGTTGTCGAAGAAGCTTCAAATAAGCCAATTTCTCGCTTTGAGGAAATGGAACAGTATATTGAGGGCTTGGAGTATAAAGTAAATAGCTCCTATTACCGAAGTACATTCGACAGTAAAATGGCCAAGCTTGAAAAAGAAATGGAAGATAAAGCAAACTAA
- a CDS encoding lmo0954 family membrane protein, with translation MKKFMLFVGGLVALIILLANLGPMVLLALSVWLLYVVFKKFVKSNSTAGKVGWVIVGLILLSIALSNIFAVIGLVAAYALYLIYSSWKKDNRDPVVHVVNDDDPFTNFERQWSEINN, from the coding sequence ATGAAGAAATTTATGTTGTTTGTTGGTGGATTAGTTGCGTTAATTATTTTACTTGCTAATCTTGGGCCAATGGTTTTATTGGCGCTTAGCGTATGGTTGCTATATGTAGTCTTTAAGAAATTCGTGAAGAGTAATTCAACAGCAGGAAAAGTTGGTTGGGTGATCGTTGGCTTGATTCTACTTAGTATCGCATTATCCAATATATTTGCGGTGATCGGCTTAGTGGCGGCCTATGCATTGTATCTTATTTATTCAAGCTGGAAGAAAGATAACAGGGATCCAGTTGTACATGTGGTAAATGATGATGACCCGTTTACAAATTTTGAAAGACAATGGTCGGAAATTAATAACTAA
- a CDS encoding LLM class flavin-dependent oxidoreductase produces MRLSILDQSPISSGKTAQEALRATVELAKHADELGYTRYWVAEHHDLSGLASPAPDIMLGIIGSQTERIRIGAGAVLLPHYKPYNIAERYNMLATLYPGRVDLGIGRAPGGSAEVTMALSDNFLEQVRKMPESLSELLTFLHDDFPKDHMFSKITAAPVPEELPDPWLLGTSEKSAILAAEKGIPYAFGHFMTDQDGPQIVKTYHERFPEGKAIIAVSVICAETTEEAEELALSNFLWKVQQEIGEGKDGVPSVEEAKAYKFSNAEKGTVEDVRKNTIIGNPPEVKQQLQALQLLYGTDEFMIVTITHNYETRKKSYELIAKEFGSTIS; encoded by the coding sequence TTGAGACTCAGCATATTAGATCAATCACCAATCTCATCTGGGAAAACTGCTCAAGAAGCATTACGTGCGACGGTAGAGCTCGCTAAGCATGCTGATGAATTAGGATACACAAGGTACTGGGTTGCTGAACATCATGATCTGTCAGGACTTGCATCCCCAGCTCCGGATATCATGCTCGGAATAATTGGATCACAAACAGAACGAATTCGAATCGGTGCAGGTGCTGTATTATTGCCACACTATAAACCCTATAATATTGCGGAACGTTATAATATGTTAGCAACCTTGTATCCAGGGAGAGTGGACTTAGGTATAGGACGAGCTCCAGGTGGATCAGCGGAAGTGACGATGGCTCTGTCAGATAATTTCCTCGAACAGGTTCGTAAAATGCCTGAATCTTTATCTGAGCTGCTAACCTTTTTACATGATGACTTTCCAAAAGATCATATGTTTTCGAAAATTACGGCGGCACCAGTTCCTGAAGAGCTACCGGATCCATGGTTATTAGGAACAAGTGAAAAAAGTGCCATTTTAGCAGCAGAAAAAGGGATTCCCTATGCGTTTGGTCATTTTATGACCGATCAGGATGGCCCTCAAATTGTAAAGACATACCATGAACGTTTTCCAGAGGGGAAAGCAATTATAGCAGTGTCTGTTATTTGTGCAGAAACAACCGAAGAAGCGGAAGAGCTTGCATTAAGCAACTTTCTCTGGAAAGTTCAACAAGAGATAGGCGAGGGAAAAGACGGTGTTCCATCTGTGGAAGAAGCGAAGGCATATAAGTTTTCCAATGCGGAAAAAGGTACAGTTGAGGATGTGAGAAAGAATACGATTATCGGCAACCCACCCGAAGTCAAACAGCAACTTCAAGCGTTACAACTTTTATATGGGACCGATGAGTTCATGATCGTTACAATTACACATAACTATGAAACTAGAAAAAAATCATATGAGCTGATTGCAAAAGAATTCGGGTCTACCATATCATGA
- a CDS encoding M42 family metallopeptidase — protein MRTYPNSKETKEIIKQLVSIPSPSGNTKKVIQYVEGFLTALNIETRRNRKGGLIATLPGENNNEHRMLTAHVDTLGAMVKEIKSNGRLRLDLIGGFKYNAIEGEYCEIHTSGGKIYTGTILMHQTSVHVYKNAGKAKRNQENMELRIDAKVENADDIRALGIEVGDFVSFDPRVQMTDNGFIKSRHLDDKASVAILMQLMKRLKEEKKALPYTTHFLISNNEEIGYGGNSNITPETVEYLAVDMGAMGDGQSTDEYTTSICVKDASGPYHFGLREHLVQLAEANHIAYKKDIYPYYGSDASAAIRAGHDIIHGLIGPGIDSSHAYERTHETSLDNTEQLVYHYVHSEIVSY, from the coding sequence TTGCGTACATATCCAAATAGTAAAGAAACAAAAGAAATTATTAAACAGTTAGTGTCGATCCCTAGCCCATCAGGAAATACGAAGAAAGTAATTCAATATGTGGAGGGTTTTCTTACAGCGTTAAATATAGAAACGAGAAGGAATCGGAAGGGTGGTTTAATCGCAACTCTACCTGGAGAAAATAACAACGAGCATCGAATGTTAACAGCACATGTTGATACACTTGGTGCCATGGTAAAAGAAATAAAGAGCAATGGTCGTCTTCGACTCGATCTTATTGGTGGTTTTAAATATAACGCTATAGAAGGTGAGTATTGTGAAATCCATACCTCTGGCGGGAAGATTTACACAGGAACGATCCTGATGCATCAAACCTCTGTTCATGTGTACAAGAATGCAGGTAAAGCGAAGCGCAATCAAGAAAATATGGAACTCCGTATTGATGCAAAGGTGGAAAATGCGGATGATATTCGTGCACTTGGAATCGAAGTTGGGGATTTTGTTTCCTTTGATCCTCGTGTGCAAATGACAGATAACGGCTTTATAAAATCCCGCCATCTCGATGACAAAGCCAGTGTTGCCATTTTGATGCAGTTAATGAAGAGATTGAAAGAAGAAAAGAAGGCATTACCATATACAACCCACTTTCTTATTTCTAACAATGAGGAAATTGGCTATGGAGGAAATTCTAATATTACACCTGAAACCGTTGAATATTTGGCTGTAGATATGGGGGCTATGGGGGATGGACAATCAACCGATGAATATACGACTTCCATTTGTGTGAAAGATGCGAGCGGCCCCTATCATTTCGGATTACGGGAGCATCTTGTTCAGTTAGCTGAAGCGAATCATATTGCTTATAAAAAAGATATATATCCCTATTACGGATCAGATGCTTCAGCAGCAATCCGTGCTGGTCATGATATTATTCACGGACTTATAGGTCCGGGAATTGATTCATCGCATGCCTATGAAAGAACGCATGAAACATCATTGGATAATACAGAACAGTTGGTATATCATTATGTACACTCTGAAATAGTTTCCTATTAA
- a CDS encoding YjcZ family sporulation protein, whose protein sequence is MGAYGAGGGFALIVVLFILLIIIGAGSGFGGVGY, encoded by the coding sequence ATGGGTGCATATGGTGCAGGTGGAGGATTTGCGTTAATTGTTGTTCTTTTCATCCTGTTAATAATTATTGGAGCTGGAAGTGGCTTCGGTGGAGTTGGTTATTAA
- a CDS encoding Hsp20/alpha crystallin family protein, translated as MAPDKENFSKRRHSSFDDLLNSMDSFLNGSFNHFNSFMNPKFVVQTYETDTNVVIKAELPDINRDQIQLEIIRNQVRISVENDTDLTEKKDSNKQLFNQQASQRMERTISLPFIISEEDTKARYRNGILKISTPKNKETRKFIKINE; from the coding sequence ATGGCTCCTGATAAAGAAAATTTCTCTAAACGCCGCCATTCATCATTTGATGATCTGCTCAATAGTATGGATTCATTTCTCAACGGATCCTTTAATCATTTCAATTCCTTTATGAATCCCAAATTTGTCGTTCAAACCTATGAGACGGATACCAATGTTGTGATTAAAGCAGAATTACCTGATATAAATCGTGACCAAATTCAGCTAGAAATCATCAGGAATCAAGTACGAATTTCCGTTGAAAACGATACAGACCTTACAGAAAAAAAAGATTCTAATAAGCAGCTTTTTAATCAACAAGCTTCTCAACGGATGGAACGCACCATCTCCCTACCCTTTATTATTTCAGAAGAAGATACTAAAGCCAGATATAGAAATGGGATATTAAAAATTTCCACCCCAAAAAATAAAGAAACAAGAAAGTTTATTAAAATAAACGAATAA
- a CDS encoding YjcZ family sporulation protein, producing the protein MSGAVAGGYGGGFAFVVVLFILLIIVGSSVGGYGF; encoded by the coding sequence ATGAGTGGTGCTGTTGCAGGAGGCTATGGCGGAGGATTTGCCTTTGTTGTAGTATTGTTTATCCTATTAATCATCGTTGGCTCTTCTGTCGGAGGATACGGCTTTTAG
- a CDS encoding YjcZ family sporulation protein — protein MSFCGCGGYGHGYGAPVAGGGGFALIVVLFILLIIVGAAWF, from the coding sequence ATGTCATTTTGTGGTTGTGGTGGATATGGACATGGATATGGCGCACCTGTTGCTGGAGGCGGAGGTTTTGCGTTAATAGTCGTGTTATTCATCCTTCTTATCATTGTTGGTGCAGCTTGGTTCTAA
- a CDS encoding ATP-binding cassette domain-containing protein — MNAIEIKNVTYRYQNNMDALKDLTLRIPHGAKVAILGPNGAGKSTLLHHLNGLKIPNEGSVSIMGNPLTKKTALSIRKHVGLVFQDPDDQVFSETVWEDVAFGPRNLAMTEEEIEEVCGAALGNVGMLEHKDRAPYHLSYGQKKRVAIAGILAMGPEIVILDEPMGFLDPAGQDDIAGLLQGWNYMGKTILLSTHDVNFAASWADMVVLLKNGELLVAGNVDLLVEEKWLRKADLHLPIIARLFKLIPELATDTLPKNEFEASRMLFKLLNDQD; from the coding sequence ATGAATGCTATCGAAATAAAAAACGTGACCTATCGCTATCAAAACAATATGGATGCTTTAAAAGATCTTACATTACGCATTCCACATGGAGCAAAAGTAGCAATATTAGGACCAAACGGCGCGGGGAAGTCTACCTTATTACATCATTTGAATGGATTAAAGATTCCGAACGAAGGATCTGTTTCGATAATGGGCAATCCCTTAACGAAAAAAACGGCACTCTCTATCCGTAAACATGTAGGACTAGTCTTTCAAGATCCTGATGATCAAGTATTTTCCGAAACTGTTTGGGAGGATGTGGCATTTGGACCACGTAATTTAGCCATGACGGAAGAAGAAATTGAAGAAGTATGTGGAGCTGCTTTAGGAAATGTAGGAATGTTGGAGCATAAAGACAGAGCGCCCTATCATTTAAGCTATGGACAAAAGAAAAGAGTGGCTATTGCTGGTATTCTTGCAATGGGACCAGAGATCGTGATACTAGATGAGCCTATGGGATTTTTAGATCCTGCTGGTCAAGATGATATCGCAGGACTCCTGCAAGGATGGAACTATATGGGCAAAACAATACTATTGTCCACACACGATGTAAACTTTGCTGCTTCGTGGGCCGATATGGTTGTCCTCCTAAAGAACGGAGAACTTCTAGTGGCAGGTAATGTAGATTTGTTAGTAGAAGAGAAGTGGCTTAGAAAGGCAGATTTGCATCTACCTATCATTGCTAGGTTATTTAAATTGATCCCAGAACTGGCGACTGATACGCTCCCCAAAAATGAATTTGAAGCATCACGTATGCTATTCAAACTATTAAATGATCAAGATTAG
- a CDS encoding CbiM family transporter, translating into MHIADGVLSFSVAITTTVGAVGILAYSLKGTKEEEIPKISLLSGAFFVASLINIPIGPTSVHPLLGGFLGLVLGRRAPFAIFIGLILQAILFQHGGISTFGANTLLMSIPALCIYWLTIFLNKFHLFWRGFIAGFSAILIGVGLLIILLLFSDQRYGEGSFSVIRIVVLAYFPLALLEGVLTGFSVKHLHTLMPRFFGITPTINGGDNKEHE; encoded by the coding sequence TTGCATATTGCTGACGGTGTGTTAAGTTTTTCTGTTGCTATTACGACAACAGTTGGTGCAGTTGGCATATTGGCTTATTCTCTAAAAGGGACGAAAGAAGAAGAAATCCCCAAAATAAGCCTTCTTTCTGGTGCTTTTTTTGTTGCTTCCTTAATTAATATTCCTATTGGCCCTACTTCCGTTCATCCACTATTAGGAGGTTTCCTCGGATTAGTTCTTGGTCGCCGTGCTCCTTTTGCTATATTTATTGGCCTTATACTTCAAGCTATTTTATTTCAACATGGCGGAATTAGTACGTTTGGTGCCAATACATTATTAATGTCTATACCAGCCCTGTGCATCTATTGGCTCACCATTTTCTTAAATAAATTTCACTTATTTTGGAGAGGGTTTATTGCGGGTTTTTCAGCCATTCTTATCGGTGTTGGTTTACTAATCATTCTCCTTCTATTCTCTGATCAACGATATGGCGAAGGTTCGTTTTCTGTTATTCGAATTGTCGTATTGGCCTATTTCCCTCTCGCATTACTGGAGGGTGTACTAACTGGGTTTTCTGTGAAACATTTACATACCTTGATGCCGCGTTTTTTTGGCATTACCCCTACAATTAATGGAGGTGATAACAAAGAACATGAATAA